The following proteins are co-located in the Deinococcus metallilatus genome:
- a CDS encoding 3-hydroxyacyl-CoA dehydrogenase NAD-binding domain-containing protein — MSIVDQTREGDVLVLTINNPPVNAFSPGVPEGLHAGLDAAEQGEDIKAVVIIGGGRTFIAGADIKTFDLPREQAPDLRGFIARLDAFPKPTVAAIHGTALGGGLEVALACTYRVATKDARLGLPEVKLGVLPGAGGTQRLPRVMGAQKALEMMLSGNPIGATEAKELGLVDEIVEGDLREGAVAFARAHEGERPLPRISERQVKDASPELFAAAREGIKKTHRGQLSPSLIIELAEMAATKPFQEGWDAEARLFVQAKDSPQSRGLRHIFFAEREAGKIPGLTKDTPTTEIKSAGIIGAGTMGGGIAMNFLNAGIPVTIVETSQEALDRGLSVIRRNYENTAKKGRLTMEQVEQRMGLLTPTLDMNALSDADIIIEAVFENMDVKKDIFRRLDGVAKPGAILATNTSTLDVNEIASVTSRPEQVIGLHFFSPANVMKLLEIVRADKTSDSVLATCLNLAKRIGKVGVVVGVCDGFVGNRMVHRYGDEARKLVEEGARPQDADAAMNALGLPMGPFQMTDMAGLDIGYAIRQHQAKVRGQPKPDGWLDRIVETGRKGQKTGAGIYDYDENRRPRPNADIQKLIEDYRAEKGVQPREISREEATERLVYSLVNEGAKILEEGIAQRAGDIDVIYIYGYGFPAYRGGPMQYADEMGLQNVAAALEKYGQTPAPLLKRLADEGKTFAQWDREKARA, encoded by the coding sequence ATGAGCATCGTTGACCAGACCCGCGAGGGTGACGTTCTCGTCCTGACCATCAACAACCCGCCCGTGAACGCCTTTTCGCCCGGCGTGCCCGAGGGCCTCCACGCGGGCCTGGATGCCGCCGAGCAGGGCGAGGACATCAAGGCCGTCGTCATCATCGGCGGGGGGCGCACCTTCATCGCGGGGGCGGACATCAAGACCTTCGACCTGCCCCGCGAGCAGGCACCCGACCTGCGCGGCTTCATCGCCCGACTGGACGCCTTCCCCAAGCCCACCGTCGCGGCCATTCACGGCACGGCGCTGGGGGGCGGTCTGGAAGTGGCTTTGGCCTGCACTTACCGCGTGGCGACAAAGGACGCGCGGCTGGGCCTGCCCGAAGTCAAGCTGGGCGTGCTTCCTGGCGCGGGCGGAACCCAACGCCTGCCGCGCGTGATGGGTGCCCAGAAGGCGCTGGAGATGATGCTCTCCGGCAACCCCATTGGGGCGACCGAGGCGAAGGAACTCGGCCTGGTGGATGAGATCGTGGAGGGCGACCTGCGCGAAGGGGCGGTGGCCTTTGCCCGCGCCCACGAGGGCGAGCGCCCCCTCCCGCGCATCAGCGAGCGGCAGGTGAAGGATGCCAGCCCCGAACTGTTCGCCGCCGCCCGGGAGGGCATCAAGAAGACGCACCGCGGCCAGCTCTCGCCCTCACTGATCATCGAGCTGGCCGAGATGGCCGCAACCAAGCCCTTTCAGGAAGGCTGGGACGCCGAAGCCCGGCTCTTCGTGCAGGCGAAGGACTCCCCGCAGTCGCGCGGCCTGCGCCACATCTTCTTCGCGGAGCGCGAGGCGGGCAAGATTCCCGGCCTGACCAAAGACACGCCCACCACCGAGATCAAGTCTGCCGGGATCATCGGCGCGGGCACGATGGGCGGCGGTATCGCCATGAACTTCCTGAACGCCGGGATTCCCGTCACCATCGTCGAAACCTCGCAGGAGGCGCTCGACCGGGGCCTCTCGGTCATTCGCCGCAACTACGAGAACACCGCGAAAAAGGGCCGCCTGACGATGGAACAGGTCGAGCAGCGGATGGGCCTCCTCACGCCGACGCTCGACATGAACGCGCTCTCGGACGCCGACATCATCATCGAGGCCGTCTTTGAGAACATGGACGTGAAGAAGGACATCTTCAGGCGTCTGGACGGGGTCGCCAAACCCGGCGCGATTCTCGCCACCAATACCTCGACCCTGGACGTGAACGAGATCGCCTCCGTCACCTCGCGGCCTGAGCAGGTGATCGGCCTGCACTTCTTCAGCCCCGCCAACGTGATGAAGCTGCTGGAGATCGTGCGCGCCGACAAGACCAGCGACAGCGTGCTGGCGACCTGCCTGAACCTCGCCAAGCGCATCGGCAAGGTGGGCGTGGTGGTGGGCGTCTGCGATGGCTTCGTGGGCAACCGCATGGTCCACCGCTACGGCGACGAGGCCCGCAAGCTGGTCGAGGAAGGCGCCCGCCCGCAGGACGCCGACGCCGCGATGAACGCGCTGGGCCTCCCGATGGGACCCTTCCAGATGACCGATATGGCGGGCCTGGACATCGGCTACGCCATTCGCCAGCACCAGGCGAAGGTGCGCGGCCAGCCCAAGCCCGACGGCTGGCTCGACCGCATCGTGGAGACGGGCCGCAAGGGCCAGAAGACCGGCGCGGGCATCTACGACTACGACGAGAACCGCAGGCCCCGCCCCAACGCCGACATCCAGAAACTCATCGAGGACTACCGCGCCGAGAAGGGCGTCCAGCCCCGCGAGATCAGCCGGGAAGAGGCGACCGAACGCCTGGTGTACTCGCTGGTCAACGAGGGCGCGAAGATTCTGGAAGAAGGCATTGCCCAGCGCGCGGGCGACATCGACGTGATCTACATCTACGGCTACGGCTTCCCCGCCTACCGGGGCGGCCCGATGCAGTACGCCGACGAGATGGGCCTGCAAAACGTCGCTGCCGCCCTGGAAAAGTACGGCCAGACGCCCGCGCCGCTGCTGAAGCGGCTGGCGGACGAGGGCAAGACATTTGCCCAGTGGGACCGCGAGAAGGCGAGGGCCTGA
- a CDS encoding NADPH:quinone oxidoreductase family protein, translating into MSESMKAIVVERLGPPDVMELQHVPVPQPGPGEVRLKVEAVGINFADVLAVAGEYLTRTRLPYTPGMEFAGTVDALGEGVTGVQVGQRVASLGGRGGLAEYAVSPAAALIPVPENLTAAQAAAFPVSYFTAYHGLKTLGHGQPGEWVLVQAAAGALGTASIQLAKALGMNVIAMASTEEKLQIARDLGADVTLLQDDPERVQKVRDAAGGRGVPLILEVVGGRRFQESLDMAANRGRIIVIGNASREQANLRPVELMKRNLTVTGLWLTSLMSDQEATREAAQALTPLVASGQVTPQVGPTYALEGSARAFQDILDRKTTGKVIIEPGR; encoded by the coding sequence ATGAGCGAAAGCATGAAGGCCATCGTCGTCGAACGCCTCGGCCCCCCCGATGTGATGGAACTCCAGCACGTGCCCGTGCCGCAGCCCGGACCCGGTGAGGTCCGCCTGAAGGTGGAGGCGGTCGGCATCAACTTCGCGGACGTGCTGGCGGTCGCGGGCGAGTACCTCACGCGGACGCGCCTCCCCTACACGCCCGGGATGGAGTTCGCCGGGACCGTGGACGCGCTGGGGGAAGGCGTAACGGGGGTGCAGGTCGGGCAGCGGGTCGCCAGCCTGGGGGGACGCGGCGGCCTGGCCGAGTACGCTGTCTCCCCGGCCGCCGCGCTGATTCCAGTGCCGGAGAACCTGACGGCAGCGCAGGCGGCGGCTTTCCCGGTGTCGTACTTCACGGCGTACCACGGCCTCAAGACCCTCGGACACGGCCAGCCCGGCGAGTGGGTGCTGGTGCAGGCGGCGGCCGGGGCGCTGGGGACGGCGTCCATCCAACTGGCGAAAGCTCTCGGCATGAACGTCATTGCGATGGCGAGCACCGAGGAGAAACTCCAGATCGCCCGGGACCTCGGCGCGGACGTGACGCTCCTTCAGGACGACCCCGAGCGGGTGCAGAAGGTGCGGGACGCGGCGGGGGGCAGGGGCGTGCCGCTGATTCTGGAAGTGGTGGGCGGCAGGCGCTTTCAGGAAAGCCTCGACATGGCCGCGAACCGGGGGCGCATCATCGTGATCGGGAACGCCAGCCGCGAGCAGGCGAACCTGCGCCCCGTCGAACTGATGAAGCGCAACCTGACCGTGACCGGCCTGTGGCTCACCTCGCTGATGTCGGACCAGGAAGCCACCCGCGAGGCGGCCCAGGCCCTCACCCCCCTGGTCGCCAGCGGCCAGGTCACGCCCCAGGTCGGGCCGACCTACGCCCTGGAGGGCAGCGCCCGCGCCTTTCAGGACATCCTCGACCGCAAGACGACGGGGAAGGTGATCATCGAGCCGGGGAGGTAG
- a CDS encoding GNAT family N-acetyltransferase, with translation MSQPITVRVLNPDEAAVLDHVAPDVFDGPVDPRWTAEFFADARHHLAVALHGETVVGVVGAFRYVYPDKPPELFINEVAVSPGYRGRGLGRGMMNALTTHARALGCVAAWVLTEAGNTAARRLYAASGGLEESCQIFVIPLEQAGTGPLPTS, from the coding sequence ATGAGCCAGCCAATCACCGTGCGTGTCCTGAACCCCGATGAGGCCGCGGTGCTCGACCACGTGGCCCCGGACGTTTTTGACGGTCCGGTGGACCCGCGCTGGACCGCCGAGTTCTTCGCGGACGCCCGGCATCATCTGGCGGTGGCCCTGCACGGTGAAACGGTGGTCGGCGTGGTGGGAGCGTTCCGGTACGTCTACCCCGACAAGCCGCCGGAACTGTTCATCAACGAGGTTGCGGTCTCGCCCGGTTACCGGGGGCGGGGCCTGGGCCGCGGCATGATGAACGCCCTGACCACCCACGCCCGCGCGCTGGGCTGCGTGGCCGCCTGGGTGCTGACAGAAGCGGGCAACACCGCTGCCCGCCGCCTGTACGCCGCCTCGGGCGGCCTGGAAGAGAGCTGCCAGATTTTCGTGATTCCGCTGGAGCAGGCCGGAACTGGCCCGCTTCCCACATCCTGA